One Streptomyces sp. NBC_00223 genomic window carries:
- a CDS encoding sugar kinase: protein MNDAMGAIAGDTGRPTLVAVGEGLLEVGVRADLPRNLLGRGFGGDVPNAAVMASRLGVNVRLLTRLGTDTAGRLLLDFWRESGVDVGRIVSDADAPTGVYINDIGPRDHRFDYYRSSSAATLLHEGDVDAESLNGADALYISGISMSISESSARAVEHAAALARKRGVKVAFCVNYRPALRPDPDRLLALARTADVVISSGDDMRGLLGSGEPELIRRELGPGPAEIVVTSGGSGAVVDTGKARHHVPAPRVRTRDTACAGDALAGTYMAMRLTGAAPHRALSWGVLAGALSCRGVGCAQSYPSADELARARTEVGDDERVFVGD from the coding sequence GTGAACGACGCCATGGGAGCGATCGCCGGTGACACCGGACGTCCGACACTCGTCGCGGTCGGCGAGGGACTGCTGGAGGTGGGCGTACGCGCCGACCTGCCGCGCAACCTCCTCGGCCGGGGGTTCGGGGGCGATGTCCCCAACGCGGCCGTCATGGCCAGCAGGCTCGGGGTGAACGTACGGCTGCTGACGCGGCTGGGCACGGACACCGCCGGACGGCTGCTGCTGGACTTCTGGCGCGAGTCGGGGGTCGACGTGGGACGGATCGTCAGCGACGCCGACGCGCCGACCGGTGTCTACATCAACGACATCGGCCCCCGCGACCACCGGTTCGACTACTACCGGTCCTCATCGGCCGCCACCCTCCTGCACGAGGGCGACGTGGACGCGGAGTCGCTGAACGGCGCCGACGCCCTGTACATCAGCGGGATCTCGATGTCGATCTCCGAGAGTTCGGCCCGCGCGGTCGAACACGCGGCGGCCCTGGCCCGCAAGCGCGGCGTGAAGGTGGCCTTCTGCGTCAACTACCGCCCCGCGCTGCGGCCCGACCCCGACCGGCTGCTGGCGCTCGCGCGCACCGCCGATGTCGTCATCTCCTCGGGGGACGACATGCGGGGACTGCTCGGCTCGGGCGAACCCGAGCTGATCAGGCGGGAGTTGGGGCCGGGGCCCGCGGAGATCGTGGTGACCTCGGGCGGTTCGGGAGCGGTGGTCGACACGGGCAAGGCCAGACACCATGTACCGGCCCCCCGGGTCCGCACCCGCGACACCGCCTGCGCCGGGGACGCGCTGGCCGGCACCTACATGGCGATGCGGCTCACCGGGGCGGCGCCGCACCGCGCCCTGTCCTGGGGCGTCCTCGCCGGGGCCCTGTCCTGCCGGGGCGTGGGCTGCGCGCAGTCCTACCCGTCTGCGGACGAACTCGCGCGGGCCCGTACCGAAGTGGGGGACGACGAGCGGGTGTTCGTCGGCGACTGA
- a CDS encoding PGPGW domain-containing protein yields the protein MNGARRAKTGAPDAESAQGATEAPPVRLHPAKRLVLGIAGGVLTLIGTALLVLPGPGLLLVLAGLIMLSRAVPPLARFVAPVRNQAMVAAEASVTSAWRIAGSVLAGLALVAAGIVWGVPLVSQLPFTGWSTGSSLILSGVVLFTLLVWSYRRVHGSRRVHSSRPPS from the coding sequence GTGAACGGAGCACGGCGGGCGAAGACCGGGGCACCGGACGCGGAATCCGCGCAAGGGGCGACCGAGGCTCCCCCGGTCCGGCTGCACCCCGCGAAACGGCTGGTCCTGGGCATCGCGGGCGGCGTGCTCACCCTGATCGGCACGGCGTTGCTGGTCCTGCCGGGGCCCGGACTGCTGCTGGTGCTGGCCGGGCTGATCATGCTCTCCCGGGCCGTTCCCCCGCTCGCCCGGTTCGTCGCGCCGGTCCGCAACCAGGCGATGGTGGCCGCCGAGGCCAGCGTTACCTCGGCGTGGCGGATCGCCGGTTCCGTCCTGGCCGGTCTCGCGCTGGTCGCCGCGGGGATCGTGTGGGGTGTACCCCTGGTGTCGCAACTGCCGTTCACCGGCTGGAGCACCGGATCGAGCCTCATCCTGTCCGGCGTCGTGCTCTTCACGCTGCTCGTCTGGAGCTACCGCCGCGTCCACGGTTCCCGCCGCGTCCACAGCTCCCGCCCACCGAGCTGA
- a CDS encoding TetR/AcrR family transcriptional regulator, whose protein sequence is MSRWEPNARGRLEQAALELYSERGFEQTTVTEIARRAGLTERTFFRHYADKREVLFAGAASLQELFVSTLTAAPRSAAPIDAVAAALQAAAAVFEERREHSRQRQKVINANAELRERELIKLASLSAALAEALRGRGVADPGASLAAEAGIAVFKIAFERWIGGTDERDMAQFIRESLDELKAVTAGI, encoded by the coding sequence ATGAGTCGATGGGAGCCGAACGCGCGCGGCCGGCTGGAGCAGGCCGCACTGGAGCTCTACAGCGAGCGCGGGTTCGAACAGACCACCGTGACCGAGATCGCCAGGCGGGCGGGGCTCACGGAGCGGACGTTCTTCCGGCACTACGCCGACAAGCGCGAGGTTCTGTTCGCGGGCGCGGCTTCCCTCCAGGAGCTCTTCGTGAGCACCCTCACCGCCGCGCCGCGGTCCGCGGCGCCGATCGACGCGGTGGCCGCGGCTCTCCAGGCCGCCGCGGCCGTCTTCGAGGAACGCCGCGAGCACTCCCGGCAGCGGCAGAAGGTCATCAACGCGAACGCGGAGCTGCGGGAACGCGAGCTGATCAAGCTCGCGTCACTGTCCGCCGCCCTCGCCGAGGCGCTGCGCGGGCGCGGCGTCGCGGACCCGGGCGCGAGCCTGGCCGCCGAGGCGGGGATAGCCGTCTTCAAGATCGCGTTCGAACGCTGGATCGGCGGAACGGACGAGCGGGACATGGCGCAGTTCATACGGGAGTCACTGGACGAGCTGAAGGCCGTGACCGCGGGCATATGA
- a CDS encoding ABC transporter permease yields the protein MTDQSATTLEKPPGQDPAGTEKKTPAVLGRIRPTNLVFFAVAVIFVVVAALTNDSFFTTDNLTNILSQMVTTGLLSLGMLMVILTGGIDLSVGAIVSLTGIMSAGLVAGMPLPLAILLAILVGAGCGIVNGILVAHFRMAPFVVTLAAMTAFGGLTYVYSKVPITPDNLGFLTLGAKNIGVIPLSAIITVVLFGLGWIFLNRTAAGRALLGIGGNEEAVRLAGVNVRNYLILAYVISGVCAGIAGVILASRVGIAQPNVGSGFELDAIAACVIGGAALSGGRGTIGGALGGVVLLGLIDNLLSLYDVESYWQQVLKGVIIAVAILVRRREQRGA from the coding sequence GTGACCGACCAGAGTGCGACGACGCTTGAAAAGCCGCCGGGCCAGGACCCGGCCGGAACCGAGAAGAAAACACCGGCCGTACTGGGCCGTATCCGGCCGACGAACCTGGTGTTCTTCGCTGTCGCGGTGATATTCGTCGTGGTGGCGGCGCTCACCAACGACTCGTTTTTCACCACCGACAATCTGACGAATATTCTTTCGCAGATGGTGACGACAGGACTGCTCAGCCTGGGTATGCTGATGGTGATCCTCACCGGCGGAATCGATCTGTCGGTCGGCGCGATCGTCTCGCTCACCGGAATCATGTCGGCCGGCCTGGTGGCCGGAATGCCCCTGCCGCTCGCCATCCTGCTCGCCATTCTCGTCGGCGCCGGATGCGGAATCGTCAACGGCATACTGGTCGCCCACTTCCGGATGGCGCCGTTCGTGGTCACCCTGGCGGCGATGACCGCCTTCGGGGGCCTCACCTACGTCTACTCCAAGGTCCCCATCACCCCGGACAACCTCGGGTTCCTCACCCTCGGCGCCAAGAACATCGGCGTGATACCGCTGTCGGCGATCATCACGGTGGTCCTCTTCGGACTGGGCTGGATATTCCTCAACCGGACCGCGGCGGGCCGCGCCCTGCTGGGAATCGGCGGGAACGAGGAAGCGGTCCGGCTGGCCGGCGTCAATGTACGCAATTACCTGATCCTCGCCTATGTCATCAGCGGGGTCTGCGCGGGAATCGCGGGAGTGATTCTCGCGTCGCGGGTCGGAATCGCCCAGCCGAATGTCGGCAGCGGTTTCGAACTCGATGCGATAGCCGCCTGTGTGATCGGCGGCGCGGCCCTTTCCGGCGGGCGCGGCACGATAGGCGGCGCGCTCGGCGGAGTGGTCCTGCTCGGTCTCATCGACAACCTGCTGAGCCTGTACGACGTCGAAAGCTACTGGCAGCAGGTGCTCAAGGGAGTCATCATCGCCGTCGCGATTCTCGTACGGCGTCGGGAACAACGGGGCGCTTAG
- a CDS encoding substrate-binding domain-containing protein, whose protein sequence is MKKIISAAVVCAAAVSLTACGGNSDDKAGSGSGGGGKQQITIGVANFGLQAPYFIAMSKAVQDEAKNYPNVKVIVTDAHSQANQLTTDVHNLLAQHVDGIIISGGPLNAAPAAMNAIKQKKTPVILVDRKFSGDQYTSWIGPDNTQIGQGDGSYIADRLGGNGTVAIIRGGPADNTIGLDRTNGVKAALKQAPGIQTVVAPDFGNWSPDGGLDVMQNLLVKNKKIDAVFCENDAMCLGAQKAISNAHRSEEMFLVAGDGQKEALKAIVDGTNYAGTALNNANTIGQMGFNRLLAVLGGATPQKDTPLAAPLVTKDNVAQYYDPKSAF, encoded by the coding sequence ATGAAGAAGATCATCTCTGCCGCTGTCGTATGCGCCGCCGCGGTCTCGCTCACCGCGTGCGGCGGAAATTCGGACGACAAGGCGGGCAGCGGCAGCGGCGGCGGCGGCAAGCAGCAGATCACGATCGGTGTGGCCAACTTCGGGCTCCAGGCGCCGTACTTCATCGCCATGTCGAAGGCCGTCCAGGACGAGGCCAAGAACTACCCCAACGTCAAGGTGATCGTCACCGACGCGCACTCCCAGGCCAACCAGCTCACCACCGACGTGCACAACCTGCTCGCCCAGCACGTGGACGGCATCATCATCTCCGGCGGCCCGCTCAACGCCGCGCCCGCCGCCATGAACGCGATCAAGCAGAAGAAGACCCCGGTCATCCTGGTCGACCGCAAGTTCAGCGGGGACCAGTACACCAGCTGGATCGGCCCGGACAACACCCAGATCGGCCAGGGCGACGGCAGTTACATCGCCGACCGGCTCGGTGGCAACGGAACCGTCGCGATCATCAGGGGCGGCCCCGCGGACAACACGATCGGGCTGGACAGAACCAACGGCGTCAAGGCCGCGCTCAAGCAGGCACCCGGCATCCAGACCGTCGTGGCCCCGGACTTCGGCAACTGGAGCCCCGACGGCGGCCTGGACGTCATGCAGAACCTGCTGGTCAAGAACAAGAAGATCGACGCGGTCTTCTGCGAGAACGACGCCATGTGCCTCGGCGCCCAGAAGGCGATCTCCAACGCCCACCGCAGCGAGGAGATGTTCCTGGTGGCCGGCGACGGCCAGAAGGAAGCGCTCAAGGCCATCGTGGACGGCACCAACTACGCCGGAACCGCGCTGAACAACGCCAACACCATCGGCCAGATGGGCTTCAACCGGCTGCTGGCCGTGCTGGGCGGCGCGACCCCGCAGAAGGACACCCCGCTGGCGGCGCCGCTGGTCACCAAGGACAACGTCGCCCAGTACTACGACCCGAAGAGCGCGTTCTGA
- a CDS encoding alpha/beta fold hydrolase, with protein sequence MRVVFVHGACVRDGSWWWHRTAGLLRERGVLSVAPALPSCGEAGPPGGVGGPGLSEDVAAVRQALLDSDEPTVVVAHSYGGIVTAEAAAGIGSVRHLVMVSSYLPEVGQSLSDFGDGGPAPFLDVDPDAGTFGVRPELLVDTFLRDCDPEVQAQAADRLARQSVRVTGQPVGAAAWRQVPSTYLVCAQDRGTPPRLQREFARRAGGVVELDAGHHPFLSQPAAVRDLLLSL encoded by the coding sequence ATGAGGGTCGTGTTCGTCCATGGGGCGTGCGTACGGGACGGGTCGTGGTGGTGGCACCGCACCGCCGGGCTGCTGCGGGAGCGGGGGGTGCTGAGCGTGGCCCCCGCGCTGCCGAGCTGCGGCGAGGCGGGACCGCCCGGCGGCGTCGGCGGTCCTGGGCTGTCCGAGGACGTCGCGGCGGTGCGGCAGGCGCTGCTGGACAGCGACGAGCCGACCGTGGTGGTCGCCCACAGCTACGGCGGCATCGTCACCGCGGAAGCCGCCGCGGGCATCGGGTCGGTGCGCCACCTGGTGATGGTCTCCAGCTACCTGCCCGAGGTCGGGCAGAGCCTGTCGGATTTCGGGGACGGCGGCCCCGCCCCCTTCCTCGACGTCGACCCCGACGCCGGCACCTTCGGGGTCCGCCCCGAGCTGCTCGTGGACACATTCCTGCGGGACTGCGACCCCGAGGTACAGGCGCAGGCGGCGGACCGTCTCGCCCGGCAGAGCGTGCGGGTGACCGGGCAGCCGGTCGGGGCGGCCGCGTGGCGGCAGGTGCCCTCGACGTACCTCGTCTGCGCTCAGGACCGGGGCACCCCGCCGCGGCTCCAGCGGGAGTTCGCCCGCCGGGCCGGCGGCGTCGTCGAGCTCGACGCCGGCCACCACCCGTTCCTGTCCCAGCCCGCCGCGGTCCGGGACCTGCTGCTGAGCCTGTGA
- a CDS encoding sugar ABC transporter ATP-binding protein: protein MRLELRGVRKAYAGVEVLRDISLTIRGGEVLAIAGANGAGKSTLIKSLAGAVPLDGGEIVLDGERLDLHRPQDAHRAGFRTVHQELSLVPDMTVTENVLLGAMPFRRGFLDWRAAHDKVRGLLAEIGFHEIDPRTRAGELSVARQQMVEIAKALSGRPRLLVLDEPSAVLAGSDLDALMALIGKLRESGVAVVYVSHRLGEVMDIADRITVIKDGRVVATTRPDETSEQAIVEMMAGRKLEQVYPDRVVEAGAPLLKVTGLCKDGVFQDVSFSVGAGEIVGMFGLVGSGRSEIAHCVFGADRPTGGSVEVNGEQKRFSSPREAIEAGLALVTEDRKRSGLVLGMSVSDNATFATLGRMRRFGLLDLRQRDAAVTDMVERLAISPPRPRMPVVQLSGGNQQKVVLAKWLLTNPRVLILDEPTRGVDMATRVDVYRMIDELSKNGIGVLFISSDLTEVLGATDRVLVMRQGRLVAEVRSGETTENEVLSHSVGVSA, encoded by the coding sequence ATGAGACTCGAACTGCGCGGTGTGCGCAAGGCGTACGCCGGGGTGGAGGTGCTGCGCGACATCAGCCTCACCATCAGGGGCGGGGAAGTGCTCGCCATCGCGGGCGCGAACGGCGCCGGCAAGTCGACCCTGATCAAGTCGCTGGCCGGAGCCGTGCCGCTGGACGGCGGCGAGATCGTGCTGGACGGCGAACGGCTCGACCTGCACCGGCCGCAGGACGCGCACCGGGCCGGTTTCCGTACGGTCCATCAGGAGCTCAGTCTCGTACCGGACATGACCGTGACCGAGAACGTCCTGCTGGGCGCGATGCCGTTCCGGCGTGGCTTTCTGGACTGGCGTGCCGCCCACGACAAGGTGCGGGGGCTGCTGGCGGAGATCGGCTTCCACGAGATCGACCCGCGTACCAGGGCGGGGGAGCTGTCGGTCGCCCGCCAGCAGATGGTGGAGATCGCCAAGGCGCTCTCCGGCCGGCCGCGGCTGCTGGTGCTCGACGAGCCGTCGGCGGTGCTGGCCGGATCGGACCTGGACGCGCTGATGGCGCTGATCGGAAAGCTCCGGGAGAGCGGCGTCGCCGTGGTCTACGTCTCGCACCGGCTGGGCGAGGTGATGGACATCGCCGACCGGATCACCGTGATCAAGGACGGGCGGGTGGTGGCCACGACACGCCCCGACGAGACGAGCGAGCAGGCCATCGTGGAGATGATGGCCGGCCGCAAGCTGGAGCAGGTCTACCCGGACCGGGTGGTCGAGGCCGGGGCGCCACTGCTCAAGGTGACCGGGCTGTGCAAGGACGGCGTGTTCCAGGACGTGTCGTTCTCGGTCGGGGCCGGCGAGATCGTCGGCATGTTCGGGCTCGTGGGCAGCGGCCGCAGCGAGATCGCCCACTGTGTGTTCGGGGCGGACCGGCCGACCGGCGGCTCGGTCGAGGTCAACGGCGAGCAGAAACGTTTCTCCAGCCCCCGGGAGGCGATCGAAGCGGGACTGGCGCTGGTCACCGAGGACCGTAAACGCAGCGGGCTCGTCCTGGGCATGAGCGTCTCGGACAACGCGACCTTCGCCACCCTCGGCCGGATGCGCAGATTCGGCCTGCTGGATCTGCGGCAGCGGGACGCGGCGGTCACGGACATGGTGGAACGGCTCGCCATCAGCCCGCCGCGGCCCCGGATGCCGGTGGTCCAGCTCAGCGGCGGCAACCAGCAGAAGGTCGTCCTGGCCAAGTGGCTGCTGACGAACCCTCGGGTGCTGATCCTCGACGAGCCCACCCGGGGCGTCGACATGGCGACCCGCGTCGACGTCTACCGAATGATCGACGAACTCAGCAAGAACGGGATCGGCGTTCTCTTCATCTCCTCGGACCTGACGGAAGTGCTCGGCGCGACCGATCGCGTTCTGGTGATGCGTCAAGGCCGGCTCGTGGCCGAGGTGCGCTCCGGCGAGACGACCGAGAACGAGGTCCTTTCTCATTCAGTGGGAGTTTCCGCGTGA
- a CDS encoding TetR/AcrR family transcriptional regulator — MGRRPQPHIKDRLLDACTDYALAHGLPDRLEPLATATGTSARMLIYHFGTRDALLRAVLGHARRRQLDTFGDLLRVRPDEPYTATLDRAWTSITGSAGRPYLRMFGQLRESAEQRLWPDFRRTATTDWLGPLEDGLRGIGRPELATLVLAVIRGLLMDLDATADAARTDRAFRDFLAAIEHLPGGDRTTAHHLREPAGDSATSTDTAPGT; from the coding sequence ATGGGCAGACGACCGCAGCCGCACATCAAGGACAGGCTGCTCGACGCCTGCACCGACTACGCCCTCGCGCACGGCCTCCCCGACCGGCTCGAACCGCTGGCCACCGCCACCGGCACCTCGGCCCGCATGCTGATCTATCACTTCGGCACCCGCGACGCCCTGCTGCGGGCCGTCCTCGGGCACGCGCGCCGGCGCCAGCTGGACACATTCGGCGACCTCCTGCGGGTGCGACCCGACGAGCCCTACACCGCCACCCTGGATCGCGCCTGGACCTCGATCACCGGCTCGGCCGGGCGGCCGTACCTGCGGATGTTCGGTCAGCTGCGCGAGAGCGCGGAGCAGCGGTTGTGGCCCGACTTCCGGCGCACCGCGACGACCGACTGGCTCGGGCCGCTCGAGGACGGCCTGCGCGGCATCGGCCGGCCGGAGCTGGCGACGCTCGTCCTCGCCGTCATCCGCGGTCTCCTCATGGACCTCGACGCCACCGCCGACGCGGCCCGCACCGACCGGGCCTTCCGCGACTTCCTCGCCGCGATCGAGCACCTGCCCGGCGGCGACCGCACAACCGCCCACCACCTCCGGGAACCCGCCGGCGACAGCGCGACCAGCACCGACACGGCGCCGGGCACATAG
- a CDS encoding SDR family oxidoreductase, whose amino-acid sequence MRVFMTGASGWIGSAVVPELLGAGHQVVGLARSDASAAALAAAGVEVRRGSLDDLDALRSAAAGSDGVIHLAFKHDLSFSGDMKGAADADRRAIETFGEALAGSDKPFVIASGTLGLAPGRIATERDGQAADPAAPSDAPVNPRLLNARLTLALASRGVRSSVVRLPPTVHGEGDNGFMAILIGIARDKGVSGYVGDGANRWPAVHRIDAAHLFRLAVEKAPAGSTLHAIEDEGVPVHSIAEVIGRHLGVPVVSVPPENAAEHFAWLGALLAIDGPASSAATRELLGWHPTHPGLLEDLDKGHYFQSPSA is encoded by the coding sequence TTGCGTGTGTTCATGACCGGTGCGTCCGGCTGGATCGGTTCCGCCGTCGTACCCGAACTCCTCGGCGCGGGCCATCAGGTCGTCGGGCTCGCCCGCTCGGACGCTTCGGCCGCCGCCCTCGCCGCGGCCGGGGTCGAGGTGCGGCGCGGCTCCCTGGACGACCTCGACGCCCTGCGGAGCGCGGCCGCCGGGTCGGACGGCGTGATCCACCTCGCGTTCAAGCACGACCTCTCGTTCTCGGGGGACATGAAGGGCGCCGCCGACGCGGACCGCCGTGCCATCGAGACCTTCGGCGAGGCGCTCGCGGGCTCCGACAAGCCGTTCGTCATCGCCTCGGGGACACTCGGGCTCGCACCGGGACGGATCGCGACCGAACGGGACGGGCAGGCAGCGGACCCGGCCGCGCCGTCGGACGCTCCGGTGAATCCCCGGTTGCTCAACGCGCGGTTGACGCTCGCGCTGGCTTCCCGAGGTGTGCGCTCGTCCGTGGTGCGACTGCCCCCGACGGTGCACGGCGAGGGGGACAACGGCTTCATGGCGATCCTGATCGGCATCGCCCGCGACAAGGGTGTCTCCGGCTACGTCGGCGACGGGGCCAACCGCTGGCCCGCCGTGCACCGGATCGACGCCGCGCACCTCTTCCGCCTGGCGGTGGAGAAGGCCCCGGCGGGTTCGACGCTGCACGCGATCGAGGACGAGGGCGTGCCGGTCCACTCCATCGCCGAAGTGATCGGCCGTCATCTCGGCGTCCCCGTGGTCTCGGTCCCCCCGGAGAACGCGGCCGAGCACTTCGCCTGGCTGGGCGCCCTCCTGGCGATCGACGGCCCGGCGTCCAGCGCGGCAACGCGCGAGCTGCTGGGCTGGCACCCGACCCACCCCGGCCTCCTGGAAGACCTGGACAAGGGCCACTACTTCCAGTCCCCGTCCGCCTGA
- a CDS encoding DUF5107 domain-containing protein, translating into MQGRVVRGRRRGLAAFVTLAVAATGLTAVTLPGTAQATTIGGGASALKVQSVAAHDDKSVDITFNKTLGSDLLQFTDANTAYAGQYIRISGGADGTDAALDGRPLSEIAGTEVRPVDTAQHSTLRVVFGPSVRLNDAAYRLWFDGGADSLDDLFFRGDNGGALPGRTTAQTAFTGTSQDAATAAVTKVTALSTRSVEVTFASSVTSGMPNGAYTGNTISLTSGATTVTPRYVERVAGQDKKVYRLYFGSDLQADGAYQLTLGKSLKLTTDAGASPADLVTAVTGSRTAWKPAEISAIAASGSGDQIRVEFSRKVAQVNPAGAAVPVKETATGVSGTTLTADQVRSLFTFSGVRTSTLRDAATVLRDDAAYFTDASTLYIKLDSGERLLPGLGGKIALRPGALTDVTGATSTSTAAEKVSVPLFSLPKDTGYNAYGPDYLKVETHATTVFQRYDYSVNPDGQSVSQKNVKDKVVGETVKTIVAENKYIKATFAPNYGGRLLSIVYKPTGHDLLYTNPVGTPYGFSSAPAGTHGNSPFYKNWLMVWGGVFPTISEAEHGKYWNTPWDYKIKQTGDSFSITVDQTDTVDYPDAPSKYVYGATGIETSVTYTLTKKQPQVGMTVSLHNPTGQDKKYEYWTCTTLAPGAGSHEGSPTMSIVAPAKEIYQDPSYTWMRKREAPANPDTPTDGYLKFDSLKKMENWDNNGIAYGQNLATLPQANWWGVINHENNEGVVRVGDNTKTPGMKIWEWGQNASFDTNVYSKGNSARPYIELWAGASTHFFTPATLKAGETLSWTESFIPTMDLGDVTNANTNGAAHVGVDAAGNVEARVFSTQFGQILNAALVDVTTGKTLTQRLFIGDELTAFEVDAKAPAGHQAKLVLTDLLGKNLLTAESGK; encoded by the coding sequence ATGCAAGGCAGAGTTGTGAGGGGGCGTCGGCGCGGACTGGCGGCCTTCGTCACCCTGGCGGTGGCCGCGACCGGTCTCACCGCGGTGACATTGCCCGGCACGGCACAGGCGACCACCATCGGCGGCGGCGCGTCCGCCCTCAAGGTCCAGTCGGTGGCCGCGCACGACGACAAGTCCGTCGACATCACGTTCAACAAGACGCTCGGCAGCGACCTGTTGCAGTTCACGGACGCCAACACGGCCTACGCGGGCCAGTACATCAGGATCAGCGGCGGCGCCGACGGAACGGACGCCGCGCTCGACGGCCGGCCGCTCTCCGAGATCGCGGGCACCGAGGTCCGGCCCGTCGACACCGCGCAGCACAGCACGCTGCGCGTGGTCTTCGGCCCCAGCGTACGGCTCAACGACGCCGCCTACCGGCTGTGGTTCGACGGCGGCGCCGACTCGCTCGACGACCTGTTCTTCCGCGGCGACAACGGCGGCGCCCTGCCCGGCCGCACCACGGCCCAGACCGCGTTCACCGGCACGTCGCAGGACGCGGCGACGGCCGCGGTCACCAAGGTCACGGCGCTGAGCACCCGCAGCGTCGAGGTGACCTTCGCCTCCTCCGTCACCTCCGGGATGCCGAACGGCGCCTACACCGGCAACACCATCTCCCTCACCTCCGGGGCCACCACCGTGACCCCGCGTTATGTCGAGCGGGTGGCCGGCCAGGACAAGAAGGTCTACCGCCTGTACTTCGGCTCGGACCTCCAGGCCGACGGCGCCTACCAGCTCACGCTGGGCAAGTCGCTGAAGCTCACCACCGACGCGGGCGCGAGCCCCGCCGACCTCGTCACCGCGGTGACGGGCAGCCGTACGGCCTGGAAGCCGGCCGAGATCTCCGCGATCGCCGCGAGCGGGAGCGGCGACCAGATCCGGGTCGAGTTCAGCCGGAAGGTCGCGCAGGTCAACCCGGCGGGCGCGGCCGTGCCGGTCAAGGAGACCGCCACCGGGGTGAGCGGCACGACCCTGACGGCCGACCAGGTCAGGAGCCTGTTCACGTTCAGCGGGGTGCGCACCAGCACCCTGCGGGACGCGGCCACCGTGCTGCGCGACGACGCCGCGTACTTCACGGACGCCTCCACCCTGTACATCAAGCTGGACAGCGGAGAGCGGCTGCTCCCCGGGCTGGGCGGCAAGATCGCCCTGCGGCCCGGCGCGCTGACCGACGTCACGGGTGCCACCAGCACCAGCACGGCGGCGGAGAAGGTCTCCGTACCGCTGTTCTCGCTGCCCAAGGACACCGGCTACAACGCCTACGGTCCCGACTACCTCAAGGTCGAGACCCACGCCACGACGGTCTTCCAGCGCTACGACTACTCGGTCAACCCCGACGGTCAGTCGGTCTCGCAGAAGAACGTCAAGGACAAGGTCGTCGGCGAGACGGTCAAGACGATCGTCGCCGAGAACAAGTACATCAAGGCGACCTTCGCGCCCAACTACGGCGGCCGCCTGCTGTCCATCGTGTACAAGCCCACCGGGCACGACCTGCTCTACACCAACCCGGTCGGCACCCCGTACGGCTTCTCGTCCGCGCCCGCCGGCACCCACGGCAACTCGCCGTTCTACAAGAACTGGCTGATGGTCTGGGGCGGTGTCTTCCCGACGATCAGCGAGGCCGAGCACGGCAAGTACTGGAACACGCCCTGGGACTACAAGATCAAGCAGACCGGTGACAGCTTCTCGATCACCGTCGACCAGACCGACACCGTCGACTACCCGGACGCGCCCTCGAAGTACGTCTACGGCGCGACCGGCATCGAGACCTCGGTCACCTACACGCTGACCAAGAAGCAGCCCCAGGTCGGCATGACCGTGTCCCTGCACAACCCGACGGGCCAGGACAAGAAGTACGAGTACTGGACCTGCACCACGCTCGCGCCGGGCGCCGGCTCCCACGAGGGCTCGCCGACGATGTCGATCGTGGCCCCCGCCAAGGAGATCTACCAGGACCCGAGCTACACGTGGATGCGGAAGCGGGAGGCCCCGGCGAACCCGGACACCCCCACCGACGGCTACCTGAAGTTCGACAGCCTCAAGAAGATGGAGAACTGGGACAACAACGGCATCGCCTACGGCCAGAATCTCGCCACGCTTCCGCAGGCGAACTGGTGGGGCGTCATCAACCACGAGAACAACGAAGGCGTCGTCCGGGTCGGCGACAACACCAAGACCCCCGGTATGAAGATCTGGGAGTGGGGCCAGAACGCGTCCTTCGACACCAATGTGTACTCCAAGGGCAACTCGGCCCGGCCGTACATCGAGCTGTGGGCGGGTGCTTCCACGCACTTCTTCACGCCCGCCACGCTCAAGGCCGGGGAGACCCTGTCCTGGACCGAGTCGTTCATCCCCACGATGGACCTCGGCGACGTGACCAACGCCAACACCAACGGAGCGGCCCACGTGGGTGTGGACGCCGCGGGCAATGTGGAGGCCCGGGTGTTCTCCACGCAGTTCGGCCAGATCCTGAACGCGGCGCTGGTCGACGTGACCACCGGGAAGACGCTCACCCAGCGTCTGTTCATCGGTGACGAGCTGACGGCGTTCGAGGTGGACGCGAAGGCGCCCGCCGGGCACCAGGCGAAGCTGGTGCTGACGGACCTCCTCGGCAAGAACCTGCTGACGGCAGAGTCCGGGAAGTAG